GAACCTTGAACCTCCGGATTAAGAGTCCCTTTTTTAGGTATTTCACCTACTTACCCGAACCAACACTGAATACACACTAAACCCTTGACAGCACTTGGTTCCGAGCCTATTCTAACCTCACAAATCAACCCGAAAAAACCACTTCCATCGGGTAAAAAAGTGGGACAGGAGTGGGACAGAGATGAAAAACAAGTGGATCAGCACCAAGCACGCAGGAGTCCGATTTCGGGAGCATGAGTCTCGCAAACATGGAATAGGTCTGGATAGGTATTTCTCCATCCGATACCGTATTGACGGCAAGCTGAAGGAGGAGGGCCTGGGGTGGGCCTCCGAGGGCTGGACTGCCGAAAAGGCCATGCTGACCCGGGCCGAACTGCGGCAGGCCGCCACCAAGGGCGAAGGGCCACGGACCCTGGCGGAGAAACGAGAGATTGCCGACCAGGCCCGCCAGGAGCAGGAGCGCCAGACAGCCCTGGAGAAATCCGAGGGGATCACTTTCGGCCAGGTCTGGACGAGATACGAGGCCGAGCAGGGACACAAGTCTGCCCGGTCAATGGCCAGGGAAGTGGAGTTGAATCGAATCTGGATTGACCCGGTCATCGGCTCCAAGGCCATGAGGGACATCTGTCCCCTGGACCTTGAGCGGATCAAGAAGAACATGCTCGACGCTGGCCGGGCTCCACGGTCTGCCCAGTATATGCTGGCAGTCGTCCGGCAAGTTTTTAATTTTGCTGAAGTCCATGATCTGTACCTGGGGGTGAACCCAACCAAGAGAGTCAAGGTCAAGATCGGGGACAATCGCCGCCAGCGTTTCCTCAGCCAAGAAGAGGCCGACGAACTTTTGAGCGCCTGCCGGGAGAGGTCGCAAGACGTCCATGATCTGTGCCTCCTGTCCCTGCACACGGGCATGAGGGCGGGAGAATGTTTCGCCCTGGAGTGGCGGGACGTCGATTTCGGGCAAGGCATCCTGACCTTGAGAAACACCAAGAACAGCATGACCCGCCACGCCTACATGACCGAGGCGGTCAAGGACATGCTCCGGGCGAGGAGGCAGACAGCGACCACGGACATGGTTTTCAATGGACGGCCCGAGGTCAGCGATACTTTCAATCGGGTAGTTGAGGCCCTTGGGCTGAATCGCGGAATCTCCGACCGGTCGCAGAAGATCGTCTTCCATACCTTGCGCCACACTTTCGCCAGTTGGCTGGCGATGCAGGGCACGCCCATTTTTACCATTGCCAAGCTGATGGGCCACAAGACGACCGCCATGTCCGAGAGATACAGCCATTTGAGCCCGGGCCATCTGCAAGACGCAGTACGGGGATTTGAGGCGAACCTGGGCAAGCCCAAGGTCATCGACATCGCCACGGGCCGCAAGTGAGGCCATAGGAGGCGATTTAAGGGCCGGAAATAAAAAAGCCGACCTTTGACACGACAGAAAAACTTTATAGTCAAGACTTGCCAGGGATAGGACTCGCGATCCGACAAGGGTGGACATCCGCACCACCTTTCCCTGGCTCAAAATCCTGCGGACCACCAAGCGGAGGTGGATATGACCTACACCGACCTGGCCGACCTCCTTTCGGCCACACTACTGGACATGGACGCGCTGACGGACCGCTGGTCCTGTTCCGAACTCCACATCCTCATGGCCCTGGAGAAAGGGCTACTGACATCCAGGCAAATCAACCCGGAAGAATTTGAAGCGTACCAATCCCGGGAAAGGTATCGCCGAAGGGTCGAAGACAACCGGGCGAAAATGTCCGCGAACACGAAGGACCAACGGATTGTCGTCGAAATGATGCTCAACCGGAATCTTGTCATGGCCCATTTCGCCCGGACCGTTATCGAGTCGGGCCGCCCGCTGTCCTTCGATCTGCATCTGGACATACTGCCCGCCGAAGAACGGGCGGGGATCAAGACCGAGTCCATGACCATGGCCGAACGGGAAATGCTGGCCGCCCACCTGGACGCCCTGCGGGCCGAGGGCGATCTGTCCGACGTGGTCAAGAGGGGACTGTTCGTCCTGGCTGGCCGGGTGCGAGAGCAGAAGACAGTTCGTGAAATCGCTTTCAAATGGCCAGAATGGTCTGGGCGTGATCGGACTCGGGTGGAGGAATGGGAGAACATAAAACAGCGATGCACACAGGATCGTCTGCAGGCCATGGCCGCCATCGAAACGCACATGGGCAGGGAGGCAAAGGAGTTGGTCAAGAACGCACTGAGATCGTGACCGTACCCATACACTAAAAAAAGTCGTACCCGGTACGCTGAACGGCCAAACGGCCCGGAGCTAGGATTTGCCTAGTCTTCCGGGCCGTTTTTTATTGCGCCCTTTTTTCGTTTCGTACCTTTTCATCGTACCCTGTTTTCATCCTAACCTACCGTCAACAATAAACATTTTTACCGCATGGAGGAACATCATGCACAAAATGAAGTTGACGAAGGAGCAGGAGCGGATTGCCAGGACCATGGCTGAGACCTGGCGCACGACGATGGGGTCGGAATGGGTGGCCCGTACTGAGTTCGGGAAATTCTCAGGTGGGGCCATCGGGGGGCGAACGGTCAGCAACCTTGAATCGGCATCTGGAGATGGACCCGAAGGTGCTGTGCTGATGGGCAAGAGGAAGGCGTACCCGGTGGACAACGCCGCCGCCTGGTTGGCCATGCGCATCAAGCCGGTGGGTGAGCGGGTGGGCCGATGGGCCAAGGAGGTGCAGTCATGAAACTGGAAACTTCGCTTTCCCTCCCAGACCAAGATTTCCTGACCGAGACCGCCGAACGCATCAAGTCAAGGTCGGCAAAGACCATCGTCGAGAATGGCCTTGATTTACTCCAGGCAAAAGACCGGGTCGGCCATGGCCATTTTACCGCATGGGTGGAAACGGAATTGCCCTGGAGCATGAGGACCGCCCAGCGAATGATGCAGGCCGCGAAGCGGTCTCTGAAGCCTGCCGAGAAAAACGACATTTTGT
This genomic stretch from Deltaproteobacteria bacterium harbors:
- a CDS encoding site-specific integrase, which produces MKNKWISTKHAGVRFREHESRKHGIGLDRYFSIRYRIDGKLKEEGLGWASEGWTAEKAMLTRAELRQAATKGEGPRTLAEKREIADQARQEQERQTALEKSEGITFGQVWTRYEAEQGHKSARSMAREVELNRIWIDPVIGSKAMRDICPLDLERIKKNMLDAGRAPRSAQYMLAVVRQVFNFAEVHDLYLGVNPTKRVKVKIGDNRRQRFLSQEEADELLSACRERSQDVHDLCLLSLHTGMRAGECFALEWRDVDFGQGILTLRNTKNSMTRHAYMTEAVKDMLRARRQTATTDMVFNGRPEVSDTFNRVVEALGLNRGISDRSQKIVFHTLRHTFASWLAMQGTPIFTIAKLMGHKTTAMSERYSHLSPGHLQDAVRGFEANLGKPKVIDIATGRK
- a CDS encoding DUF3102 domain-containing protein → MGQGGAVMKLETSLSLPDQDFLTETAERIKSRSAKTIVENGLDLLQAKDRVGHGHFTAWVETELPWSMRTAQRMMQAAKRSLKPAEKNDILSLLPGDDLADMTGRIHSELASIRETMAELVSLGAMDEDTTLDEFVAMVAEGMPDVSDLATDMVKRVAAPYMEGETCQQK